A window of Rhododendron vialii isolate Sample 1 chromosome 13a, ASM3025357v1 contains these coding sequences:
- the LOC131313548 gene encoding uncharacterized protein LOC131313548 isoform X1 gives MAGATAMVSQSAGIFLLLVVVVAAGGGSGHYNPPPTYHHHPPPPPKYQHNHRHPPPPPPPPPPPPPPPPPPPPPPRHQHNRHPPPPPKHQHHQPPPPPPPSQGTCQCKTERCWGTYSCPASCPWNCEADCNTCKAVCPCDLPGALCQDPRFVGGDGLTFYFHGKKDQDFCIVSDSNLHINAHFIGRRNDNMKRDFTWVQSLGILFDNHRLFVGAQKTSTWDDSVDRLALAFDGEPIFLPATEGAEWRPSTTPSISFTRSSDVNGVVIEVEGNFKIKATVVPITEKDSMIHNYGITKEDCFAHLDLGFKFYSLSGGIDGVLGQTYRSNYVSRIKMGALMPVVGGAKEYASSALFSTDCAVAKFTGGLNSSKSFEYGSLECASTGMDGTGVVCKK, from the exons ATGGCTGGAGCCACAGCTATGGTGAGCCAGTCTGCGGGCATCTTCCTCCTTCTGGTTGTGGTTGTGGCAGCTGGCGGCGGCAGTGGTCATTATAATCCACCACCAACGTATCATCATCATCCGCCACCTCCGCCAAAGTATCAGCATAATCATCGTcatcctccaccacctcccccacctcctcccccacctccaccgccaccaccgccaccaccaccgccaccaagGCATCAACATAATCGTcatcctcctccaccaccaaaGCATCAGCATCATcagccgccaccaccaccacctccttcgCAAGGCACCTGCCAATGCAAAACGGAACGATGTTGGGGCACTTATAGTTGCCCTGCTAGTTGTCCTTGGAATTGTGAGGCTGATTGTAACACGTGTAAAGCTGTTTGTC CTTGCGATTTGCCGGGAGCACTTTGCCAAGACCCACGGTTCGTTGGTGGTGATGGACTGACCTTCTACTTCCACGGCAAAAAGGACCAAGACTTTTGCATTGTTTCCGATTCCAATCTTCATATCAACGCTCATTTCATCGGAAGGCGAAACGATAACATGAAGAGGGACTTCACTTGGGTCCAGTCACTTGGAATTCTCTTCGACAATCACCGACTTTTTGTCGGTGCACAGAAGACTTCAACTTGGGATGATTCAGTTGATAGACTCGCACTCGCTTTCGACGGAGAACCCATCTTCCTTCCGGCGACCGAAGGCGCCGAGTGGCGGCCAAGCACCACACCGAGCATCTCCTTCACCAG GTCTAGTGACGTTAATGGTGTGGTGATTGAAGTGGAAgggaatttcaaaatcaaagcaaCAGTGGTCCCAATCACTGAAAAAGATTCCATGATCCATAACTACGGAATCACCAAAGAAGATTGCTTTGCTCATTTGGACTTGGGCTTCAAATTTTACTCGTTGAGCGGCGGAATAGACGGCGTTTTGGGCCAGACTTACCGCAGTAACTACGTGAGCAGGATCAAGATGGGGGCATTGATGCCTGTTGTTGGTGGTGCCAAGGAATATGCTAGTTCCGCTCTCTTCTCGACCGACTGCGCCGTGGCCAAATTCACTGGTGGGCTCAATTCTTCGAAGAGTTTTGAGTATGGGAGTTTGGAATGCGCTAGTACTGGGATGGATGGGACAGGAGTTGTTtgcaagaaataa
- the LOC131313548 gene encoding uncharacterized protein LOC131313548 isoform X2 produces MAGATAMVSQSAGIFLLLVVVVAAGGGSGHYNPPPTYHHHPPPPPKYQHNHRHPPPPPPPPPPPPPPPPPPPPPPRHQHNRHPPPPPKHQHHQPPPPPPPSQGTCQCKTERCWGTYSCPASCPWNCEADCNTCKAVCPCNKPGGLCQDPRFVGGDGMTFYFHGKKDQDFCIVSDSNLHINAHFIGRRNDNMKRDFTWVQSLGILFDNHQLFVGAQKTSNWDDSIDRLALTFDGEPIFLPATEGAEWRPSTAPGISFTRTHDVNGVVIEVEGNFKIKATVVPITEKDSMIHNYGITKEDCFAHLDLGFKFYSLSGGVDGVLGQTYRSNYVSKIKMGVLMPVVGGAKEFGSSTLFSSDCAVAKFTGGLNSSEGFEYGSLDCASTGMDGRGVVCKR; encoded by the exons ATGGCTGGAGCCACAGCTATGGTGAGCCAGTCTGCGGGCATCTTCCTCCTTCTGGTTGTGGTTGTGGCAGCTGGCGGCGGCAGTGGTCATTATAATCCACCACCAACGTATCATCATCATCCGCCACCTCCGCCAAAGTATCAGCATAATCATCGTcatcctccaccacctcccccacctcctcccccacctccaccgccaccaccgccaccaccaccgccaccaagGCATCAACATAATCGTcatcctcctccaccaccaaaGCATCAGCATCATcagccgccaccaccaccacctccttcgCAAGGCACCTGCCAATGCAAAACGGAACGATGTTGGGGCACTTATAGTTGCCCTGCTAGTTGTCCTTGGAATTGTGAGGCTGATTGTAACACGTGTAAAGCTGTTTGTC CTTGCAATAAGCCGGGAGGACTTTGCCAAGACCCGAGGTTcgttggtggtgatggaatgACCTTCTACTTCCACGGCAAAAAGGACCAAGACTTTTGCATTGTTTCTGATTCCAATCTTCATATCAATGCTCATTTCATCGGGAGGCGAAACGATAACATGAAGAGGGACTTCACTTGGGTCCAGTCCCTAGGAATTCTCTTCGACAATCACCAACTCTTTGTCGGTGCACAGAAGACTTCAAATTGGGATGATTCAATTGATAGACTCGCATTGACTTTCGACGGAGAACCCATCTTCCTTCCGGCTACTGAAGGCGCCGAGTGGCGGCCAAGCACCGCACCGGGCATCTCCTTCACCAG GACTCATGACGTTAATGGTGTGGTGATTGAAGTGGAAgggaatttcaaaatcaaagcgACAGTGGTCCCAATCACTGAGAAAGATTCCATGATCCATAACTACGGAATCACCAAAGAAGATTGCTTTGCTCATTTGGACTTGGGCTTCAAGTTTTACTCGTTGAGCGGCGGTGTCGACGGCGTTTTGGGCCAGACTTACCGCAGTAACTACGTGAGCAAGATTAAGATGGGGGTACTGATGCCTGTTGTTGGTGGTGCCAAGGAATTTGGTAGTTCCACTCTGTTTTCGTCCGATTGCGCCGTGGCTAAATTCACTGGTGGGCTCAATTCTTCGGAGGGTTTTGAGTATGGGAGTTTGGACTGCGCTAGTACTGGGATGGATGGCCGAGGAGTTGTTTGCAAGAGATAA
- the LOC131313548 gene encoding uncharacterized protein LOC131313548 isoform X3: MVGATAMVRLSVGILFLLLAVVVAAGGDHGHHPPPPPPPKYHHPPPPPPPKYHHPPPPPPKYQHHQPPPPSQGTCRCRTKLCWGTYTCPLRCPWTCVSDCNNCKAICPCDLPGALCQDPRFVGGDGLTFYFHGKKDQDFCIVSDSNLHINAHFIGRRNDNMKRDFTWVQSLGILFDNHRLFVGAQKTSTWDDSVDRLALAFDGEPIFLPATEGAEWRPSTTPSISFTRSSDVNGVVIEVEGNFKIKATVVPITEKDSMIHNYGITKEDCFAHLDLGFKFYSLSGGIDGVLGQTYRSNYVSRIKMGALMPVVGGAKEYASSALFSTDCAVAKFTGGLNSSKSFEYGSLECASTGMDGTGVVCKK, translated from the exons ATGGTTGGGGCAACAGCTATGGTGCGCCTATCTGTAGgcatcctcttcctcctcctcgcgGTGGTTGTCGCAGCTGGCGGAGACCATGGTCATCAtccgccacctccaccaccaccaaagtATCATCATCCACCACCTCCCCCACCACCAAAGTATCATCATccaccacctccgccaccaAAGTATCAGCATCATCAGCCACCCCCTCCTTCACAAGGCACCTGCCGATGCAGAACGAAACTATGCTGGGGCACGTACACTTGTCCTCTTCGTTGTCCTTGGACTTGTGTGTCTGATTGTAACAATTGCAAAGCTATTTGCC CTTGCGATTTGCCGGGAGCACTTTGCCAAGACCCACGGTTCGTTGGTGGTGATGGACTGACCTTCTACTTCCACGGCAAAAAGGACCAAGACTTTTGCATTGTTTCCGATTCCAATCTTCATATCAACGCTCATTTCATCGGAAGGCGAAACGATAACATGAAGAGGGACTTCACTTGGGTCCAGTCACTTGGAATTCTCTTCGACAATCACCGACTTTTTGTCGGTGCACAGAAGACTTCAACTTGGGATGATTCAGTTGATAGACTCGCACTCGCTTTCGACGGAGAACCCATCTTCCTTCCGGCGACCGAAGGCGCCGAGTGGCGGCCAAGCACCACACCGAGCATCTCCTTCACCAG GTCTAGTGACGTTAATGGTGTGGTGATTGAAGTGGAAgggaatttcaaaatcaaagcaaCAGTGGTCCCAATCACTGAAAAAGATTCCATGATCCATAACTACGGAATCACCAAAGAAGATTGCTTTGCTCATTTGGACTTGGGCTTCAAATTTTACTCGTTGAGCGGCGGAATAGACGGCGTTTTGGGCCAGACTTACCGCAGTAACTACGTGAGCAGGATCAAGATGGGGGCATTGATGCCTGTTGTTGGTGGTGCCAAGGAATATGCTAGTTCCGCTCTCTTCTCGACCGACTGCGCCGTGGCCAAATTCACTGGTGGGCTCAATTCTTCGAAGAGTTTTGAGTATGGGAGTTTGGAATGCGCTAGTACTGGGATGGATGGGACAGGAGTTGTTtgcaagaaataa